A portion of the Marinobacter alexandrii genome contains these proteins:
- a CDS encoding DUF819 family protein — protein sequence MTENSLYVLAALFSLVFLSEWLCKHTFLKHISSSLLVIILGAIFANTGAIPSASNASLVYDVVFKYVAPASIFFLLLGVNLKQLRKAGLPMLMAFLLGAIGTMIGVVSSLQLIDYRIVFGENYAAIAGMMTGTYVGGSANFNAVALHYEVFKEGAIFTGVVVADNIITAIWMIVTLSIPVFMQKLRPHKSKVSSGNHLEEADREVESVGPMSLALMLVIGIATLLISDFIANRANDFGFSIPSILILTTIALLLGQLRVIQKQVGAKLLGMFSVYLFLAVVGAYCEIGALIDVGAYALDILLFTIVIVLIHGAFLLICGLFMKSDWSIIAVASQANIGGASTALALAKSVKRNDLILPAILVGSLGSGLGTYLGFLVAGLLGA from the coding sequence ATGACTGAAAATTCACTTTACGTTCTCGCCGCACTGTTCTCATTAGTTTTTCTGAGTGAGTGGCTATGCAAGCATACTTTTCTGAAGCACATAAGTAGTTCTCTATTGGTCATCATCCTGGGAGCAATTTTTGCAAACACAGGAGCTATCCCATCTGCGTCAAATGCAAGCCTTGTGTATGATGTTGTCTTTAAATACGTCGCTCCAGCAAGTATTTTCTTCTTGCTTCTTGGAGTAAACCTCAAACAGCTTAGAAAGGCAGGACTCCCCATGCTCATGGCCTTTTTATTAGGAGCCATCGGTACGATGATTGGAGTAGTCTCTTCTCTTCAGTTGATTGACTACAGAATTGTTTTTGGGGAAAATTATGCTGCCATTGCGGGAATGATGACGGGTACTTATGTAGGTGGAAGTGCTAATTTTAATGCCGTGGCACTACATTATGAAGTATTTAAAGAAGGAGCAATCTTCACAGGTGTAGTAGTAGCAGATAATATCATTACAGCTATTTGGATGATCGTTACACTAAGTATTCCTGTCTTTATGCAGAAACTTAGACCTCACAAGTCCAAGGTGTCTTCTGGGAATCATTTAGAAGAAGCAGATAGAGAGGTGGAATCTGTAGGACCGATGAGTTTAGCACTTATGCTAGTCATTGGGATAGCTACGCTGCTCATATCAGATTTTATTGCCAATAGAGCAAATGACTTTGGTTTTAGTATCCCTTCTATCTTGATTCTTACTACAATAGCTTTGCTATTGGGGCAACTGAGAGTAATTCAAAAACAAGTAGGGGCAAAACTGCTTGGCATGTTTTCAGTCTACTTGTTCTTAGCAGTAGTTGGTGCCTATTGTGAGATAGGAGCACTCATAGATGTGGGGGCCTATGCACTTGATATCTTACTTTTTACGATTGTGATTGTGCTTATTCATGGAGCTTTCTTACTAATATGCGGATTGTTCATGAAATCAGATTGGTCCATTATAGCCGTAGCTTCTCAGGCAAATATTGGAGGAGCGAGTACTGCTTTGGCTCTCGCTAAAAGTGTGAAAAGAAATGATCTAATTCTTCCTGCAATCCTTGTCGGATCTCTTGGTAGTGGGCTGGGTACTTATCTGGGCTTTTTAGTAGCAGGCCTTTTAGGTGCTTGA
- the murB gene encoding UDP-N-acetylmuramate dehydrogenase: MIVQQNVSLKPYNTFGLDENAGLLAIVDSIDDLDEIYQTGRFRAQKKMVLGGGSNVLFTRGFTGLIAKNEIRGFHIMNETDEEVLVSIGAGESWHQFVLWCVERGFGGVENLALIPGTVGAAPMQNIGAYGVELKDVFHSLEAYEIKTGKTLSFFKEDCKFGYRYSIFKGELRDEYVIMKVFFKLRKKPEFNISYGAIKDTLNEMGVEELTLKNVSQAVINIRQSKLPDPMDIGNAGSFFKNPIIEKLHFEALEAQFEDIKSYPVDDEKVKVPAGWLIEKAGWKGFRDGDIGVHDKQALVLVNYGMGRGKNIFKLSNEIMKSIQGKFGIELQREVNII; the protein is encoded by the coding sequence TTGATTGTACAACAAAACGTTTCCCTAAAGCCTTACAATACCTTCGGGTTGGATGAAAATGCAGGGCTTCTTGCCATTGTTGATTCCATAGATGATTTAGATGAGATCTATCAAACTGGTCGATTTCGAGCTCAGAAAAAAATGGTTTTAGGTGGTGGTTCAAATGTGTTATTCACTAGAGGTTTCACGGGGCTGATAGCGAAGAATGAAATCAGAGGGTTTCACATCATGAATGAAACGGATGAGGAAGTGCTCGTGTCGATCGGAGCAGGAGAGAGCTGGCATCAATTTGTATTGTGGTGTGTGGAACGTGGTTTTGGAGGAGTAGAGAACCTCGCACTAATTCCAGGGACAGTAGGGGCTGCTCCCATGCAAAATATTGGAGCCTATGGAGTAGAGTTAAAGGATGTATTTCACTCACTCGAAGCTTATGAGATAAAAACAGGTAAAACACTTTCTTTTTTTAAGGAAGACTGCAAGTTTGGATATCGGTATTCCATTTTCAAGGGGGAATTGCGGGATGAATACGTAATTATGAAGGTTTTCTTTAAGCTAAGAAAAAAGCCAGAATTTAATATATCCTATGGTGCTATTAAGGATACGCTGAACGAAATGGGAGTGGAAGAACTTACATTAAAAAATGTGAGTCAGGCGGTAATTAACATCCGTCAATCTAAGCTGCCAGACCCAATGGATATTGGAAATGCTGGAAGTTTCTTCAAAAATCCGATCATAGAAAAACTTCACTTTGAGGCATTGGAAGCACAATTTGAAGATATCAAGAGTTACCCTGTAGACGATGAAAAAGTCAAAGTGCCAGCAGGGTGGCTTATTGAAAAAGCGGGCTGGAAAGGCTTCCGTGATGGAGATATAGGAGTACACGATAAGCAAGCACTTGTCTTGGTGAATTATGGGATGGGTAGAGGAAAGAATATTTTTAAGCTTTCCAATGAAATTATGAAATCTATTCAAGGAAAGTTTGGAATTGAATTGCAGCGAGAAGTGAATATTATTTGA
- a CDS encoding amidohydrolase has translation MRYLTVYIILLLTLVSCVGDSEPDIAADTIFFNGPIYTMDDASPKVEAVAIKADTFLHVGTKSEVDAFVGKETRMVDLKGQTMIPGLTEGHAHIMGVGYNLLNVDLREAKSYQEVVDMVAERASNTPEGTWITGRGWHQDKWTEKPEMTNGFPMHDLLSEAVPNHPVWLKHASGHAALGNAKAMEVAGIDGSTSQPDGGEIFMSISGEPTGIFNETAQGLVTKSIPKATKESDTQALKLALEQCFKYGITGFHQAGSSQNHIDLFKEFAEKGDLKLRLYVMLSGRDEKLLEEYFKNGIEEDLYDNQLTVRSVKLYADGALGSRGAWLLEEYADAPGVHGHNVMPMDAIEGVTQRAYKAGFQVCIHAIGDRANREVLDIYERAFSLYPESASKAPRFRIEHAQHFHPDDIPRFAEMGVIPSMQAIHMSSDRPWAIDRLGQQRIEWGAYMWQTLLQSGAKIVNGTDAPVEPITPFASLYASISRRTLAGSPDGGYEPAEKMTREQALKSYTLDAAYAAFRENRKGSIEVGKWADLTILDQDIMTIPEDEILDLNVMMTIIAGEVVYEAE, from the coding sequence ATGAGATACCTTACCGTTTATATAATCCTACTATTAACATTGGTTAGTTGTGTGGGTGATTCTGAGCCAGATATAGCTGCTGATACCATATTTTTTAATGGACCAATTTATACGATGGATGATGCCAGCCCCAAAGTTGAGGCGGTGGCTATCAAGGCAGACACCTTTTTACATGTTGGTACAAAGTCAGAAGTAGATGCTTTTGTCGGGAAAGAAACTCGTATGGTAGATTTAAAAGGTCAGACTATGATTCCAGGATTGACTGAAGGACATGCCCATATCATGGGGGTGGGTTACAATCTTCTGAATGTTGATTTGAGAGAAGCGAAGAGTTATCAAGAAGTTGTTGATATGGTGGCAGAACGGGCGTCTAATACTCCTGAAGGAACATGGATTACAGGAAGAGGGTGGCATCAGGATAAATGGACAGAAAAACCTGAAATGACTAATGGGTTTCCAATGCATGATTTGTTGAGTGAGGCCGTGCCGAATCATCCTGTTTGGCTAAAACATGCCAGCGGTCACGCAGCGCTTGGTAATGCAAAAGCAATGGAAGTAGCTGGTATAGACGGGAGTACTTCTCAACCGGACGGTGGGGAGATATTTATGAGTATAAGTGGGGAACCTACTGGAATATTCAATGAAACAGCTCAGGGTTTGGTGACCAAGTCAATACCAAAAGCAACGAAGGAAAGCGATACTCAAGCACTGAAACTTGCTCTTGAGCAATGTTTTAAATATGGTATAACTGGTTTTCATCAAGCAGGCTCTAGTCAAAATCATATAGACCTTTTCAAAGAATTCGCAGAAAAAGGGGACTTGAAACTACGCTTGTACGTGATGCTTAGTGGAAGAGATGAAAAGCTATTAGAGGAATATTTCAAGAATGGCATTGAAGAGGATTTGTATGATAATCAGTTAACTGTAAGATCAGTTAAACTTTATGCAGACGGAGCTCTTGGATCACGAGGAGCGTGGCTTTTAGAAGAGTATGCTGATGCTCCTGGAGTACATGGGCATAACGTGATGCCAATGGATGCTATTGAAGGGGTTACTCAACGTGCTTACAAAGCAGGATTTCAGGTGTGCATTCATGCCATTGGTGATAGGGCAAATAGAGAGGTTTTAGATATCTATGAACGAGCGTTCAGTCTTTATCCGGAAAGCGCCTCCAAAGCGCCTCGATTTAGAATAGAACATGCCCAGCACTTTCATCCCGATGACATCCCGAGATTTGCAGAAATGGGAGTTATCCCATCAATGCAGGCAATCCACATGTCGTCCGATAGGCCATGGGCTATTGATCGACTAGGTCAGCAAAGAATTGAGTGGGGAGCTTATATGTGGCAAACATTACTTCAGTCAGGAGCAAAAATTGTAAATGGAACTGATGCTCCAGTAGAGCCCATCACACCGTTTGCAAGTTTATATGCTTCGATAAGTAGAAGAACCTTGGCTGGGAGTCCTGATGGAGGGTATGAGCCTGCTGAAAAAATGACTCGTGAGCAGGCACTTAAATCTTATACACTTGACGCAGCATATGCTGCTTTCAGAGAAAATCGGAAGGGTAGCATTGAAGTAGGTAAATGGGCGGATCTTACAATTCTTGATCAAGACATTATGACAATTCCGGAGGATGAGATACTAGATCTAAACGTAATGATGACGATCATTGCTGGAGAAGTAGTTTATGAAGCAGAGTAA
- the rpsA gene encoding 30S ribosomal protein S1 produces MAKKEETIKEVQAKSEEKSTGKAPAKKTTTKAATKKEEVKEEKKAAKPAAKKETKVEKKETPKKEEKEEKVEAKVEEPKAQKKSEKKEEPKAEKEVETEKPAKKYVEPEIEPAGSFDFDDDGFDDEYSEADRKAMEQLYEGTLTEITEKELIDGTVVGVTDREVIVNIGFKSDGLVSLSEFRDMPDLKAGDEVQVYIEEQENANGQLVLSRRKAKIVKAWESIQGALDNDEVIEGFVKRRTKGGLIVDVYGVEAFLPGSQIDVKPIRDFDIFVGKSMEVKVVKINYTNDNVVVSHKVLIEKDLEQQKAEILNNLEKGQVLEGVIKNMTNFGVFIDLGGVDGLLHITDISWGRINHPEEVLSLDEKVNVVVLDFDDNKQRISLGMKQLTDHPWDSLDKDIDVGSNVKGKIVNVADYGAFLEIIPGVEGLIHVSEMSWSQHLRNPSDFINVGDEIEAVVLTIDRDERKMSVGIKQLTEDPWTKQDVLTNYAIGTEHKGTVRNLTNFGLFIELEEGIDGLVHVSDLSWTKKIKHPSEFVKVGDELEVKVMELDIENRRLALSHKHLEENPWDTFETVFTKGSSHKCTVTNVSDKTATVELPYGLEGQVLPKNLKKEDGTMASEGETLEFKVLEFSKDDKRIVLSHTSVWDKDAEQPKAVSKKPAAGGKKGNTLDKINKEVEKSTLGDLDALSALKDKMEDAGKEPAKKAPKAKAKKEEEK; encoded by the coding sequence ATGGCAAAGAAAGAAGAAACTATCAAAGAGGTGCAGGCTAAATCTGAAGAAAAATCAACAGGAAAAGCACCTGCTAAAAAGACCACTACTAAAGCGGCGACAAAGAAAGAAGAGGTAAAGGAAGAGAAAAAAGCTGCTAAACCTGCTGCTAAGAAAGAAACCAAAGTAGAGAAAAAGGAAACTCCTAAAAAGGAGGAAAAAGAAGAAAAGGTTGAGGCAAAAGTAGAGGAGCCTAAAGCACAGAAGAAATCTGAAAAGAAAGAGGAGCCCAAAGCGGAGAAAGAAGTAGAAACCGAAAAACCTGCCAAAAAGTATGTAGAACCTGAAATCGAGCCTGCAGGATCATTCGATTTTGATGATGATGGTTTTGACGATGAATATTCAGAGGCAGATCGTAAAGCTATGGAACAGCTTTATGAAGGAACTCTTACTGAAATTACAGAGAAGGAACTCATTGATGGAACTGTTGTCGGCGTAACTGACAGAGAAGTCATTGTAAATATCGGATTCAAATCTGATGGTTTGGTATCCCTCTCTGAATTTAGAGATATGCCTGACCTAAAGGCAGGAGACGAAGTGCAGGTATATATAGAAGAACAAGAAAACGCGAATGGCCAACTTGTTCTTTCAAGAAGAAAAGCAAAGATTGTTAAGGCTTGGGAATCTATCCAAGGTGCCCTTGACAATGATGAAGTAATTGAAGGTTTCGTCAAGAGAAGAACAAAAGGTGGATTGATAGTGGATGTATATGGCGTAGAAGCCTTCCTTCCTGGATCTCAAATTGACGTAAAGCCTATTAGAGATTTTGACATCTTCGTAGGTAAATCTATGGAAGTGAAAGTTGTGAAAATCAACTACACTAATGATAACGTGGTGGTTTCTCATAAGGTACTTATTGAGAAAGATCTAGAACAACAAAAAGCCGAAATCCTGAACAACCTTGAAAAAGGTCAGGTACTAGAAGGTGTGATCAAGAACATGACCAACTTTGGTGTATTCATCGATCTTGGAGGTGTAGATGGTCTACTTCATATTACGGATATTAGTTGGGGACGAATCAATCATCCAGAGGAAGTTCTTTCACTAGATGAAAAAGTGAATGTTGTAGTGTTAGATTTCGACGACAACAAGCAAAGAATTTCATTGGGCATGAAACAACTCACGGATCACCCTTGGGATTCACTTGATAAAGATATTGATGTAGGATCTAATGTGAAAGGTAAGATTGTAAACGTAGCTGATTACGGAGCATTCCTTGAAATCATCCCGGGAGTTGAAGGTCTGATTCACGTTTCAGAGATGTCATGGTCTCAACACCTGCGAAACCCATCAGATTTCATCAATGTTGGTGACGAAATAGAAGCTGTAGTATTAACGATCGACAGGGACGAAAGAAAAATGTCCGTTGGTATCAAACAGCTTACTGAAGATCCATGGACTAAGCAAGATGTGCTTACTAACTACGCTATCGGAACAGAGCATAAGGGAACTGTTCGTAACCTTACAAACTTTGGACTATTCATTGAGCTTGAAGAAGGAATTGATGGTTTAGTGCATGTCTCTGATTTATCTTGGACTAAGAAAATCAAGCACCCATCAGAGTTTGTGAAAGTTGGTGACGAGCTAGAAGTGAAAGTAATGGAGCTTGATATTGAGAATAGAAGATTAGCTCTTAGCCATAAACATCTAGAAGAGAATCCTTGGGATACATTCGAAACTGTATTTACAAAAGGATCTAGTCATAAGTGTACAGTAACTAATGTTTCTGACAAAACAGCAACAGTAGAGCTTCCTTACGGACTTGAAGGTCAGGTATTGCCTAAGAACCTCAAGAAAGAGGATGGAACAATGGCTTCTGAAGGAGAAACTTTAGAATTCAAAGTACTTGAGTTCTCGAAAGATGATAAGAGAATAGTTCTTTCACATACTTCAGTTTGGGATAAAGATGCAGAACAACCTAAGGCAGTTTCTAAGAAGCCTGCTGCTGGTGGCAAAAAAGGTAACACGCTAGATAAAATCAACAAGGAAGTTGAAAAGTCAACACTTGGTGACCTAGATGCTCTTTCTGCATTGAAAGACAAAATGGAAGATGCCGGGAAAGAGCCTGCAAAAAAGGCTCCTAAGGCAAAAGCTAAGAAAGAAGAAGAAAAGTAA